The Hippoglossus hippoglossus isolate fHipHip1 chromosome 21, fHipHip1.pri, whole genome shotgun sequence genomic sequence ATTTGCTTCTCTCTTCAGTCCGGTGATATATTTTGATGTGCACCGCTGTAACGAAAGACAAGATGTCCTCTAAACGCGAAAAGCCTCCATTTTAAATTCGTGTGCGCGTCTCCACAGGACACCCGACGATGATCGTCCCAAACCAGATGtatctaataaaataaataaccaaatTCATGTTGTCCCACAGGCTTACGGGCTTTTGGGATAATGTGAGATGACCGCTGTTTTCCGGTTTTACTAGACTTTTGGAACGTGAGCTCCAGGTGAACACGgtcaaataaaaagagaggaaactgaCGGAGTGTTTACACCAGTCTTtggttttatattaaacataaCGTACTTTTGACACTATACATGACTTTAGAGATTAACTTTTTCATGGTCACCTCTGATATATTCTGACAACCGTTATATTATTTATCAGTTTTCCTCCATTTGGCCTCGTGGGCCTGTTTAATCGATAATTCCAAATATCCGTATTTTCTGTGTAACTGTAATTATAAATTACCCGGAATACGAAATGTAGCCgttttacaaatgtaaaaaatacattatatataaacacattcggggttttaattttatatatcaAACGAGAATTAgtctaaatataatatatactatTTTTACTTAACATTAGGGTTACAAGGTGGacttagaaataaaaaagaagaaactgagtgtgtgtgtgtgtgtgatgtgtgtctgtattaaTAACCTAAAAACTTTAATACatcaataatattaaatattagtAAATTCTTGTATTTTTGCCAAAGTGCTGTGCTTTAAATCTGAAATATGTTGGATTGCTTCTTGTATTTAGAAAAAATAACCGTTGTATCCGCACACAGAACATCAAAATGTGGAAACAGATTTGATGGCTATGTTTGGCCTGAAATTACACTTACAACTTTTGTtcgtcttttattttttaaccatTGTGAGTTTATTTACCAGTTTGTAGAATTATACATCCAGGAGCACCGGCCACCGCCAGGACCTGTTCACACTCATATTAAACCACAATTTCCACTAAACTTAAAAATtgaattctgttaaaaaattaaatattatgataataggaaataacatttaaaaaaaactattaacatgAATATATAAAAGGTTTTGAACTTAAATCGCCATCAAAAAACCCTGTGTTCAAGTGAGCGGGACCTTATCAGGGATCAGACACGGGACACACCGAATAATCTATAATAGTATATCAGTCTTATAATAGTCTAAACGCTTAATATTCGGTTATAGTCACTTACATTGTGTGTTGATTGTGCAGATTtgaagttattttatttaacatcacCACAGACACATCTGATTTAAAGGTCTGACCGTGCGTCCTGGTTTCATGGTAATTATCTAGAAAACGCATATCTATTCACTGATATTCaggttttttgtgtttaatttggaCCGAGTTCACATTTGTCAGGCTATATTTAAATCGCGTGCCGCcacaattaaaatattaatgtaGTTAGgcacttttattttcatcctgtATTTGCCTGGCAACAGGAGGCTATATATATGTACGAGCGTGTCATGACGTACACCCTGAATTATGGTCAGTGCTGACATCACGGATTTACTCTGTGGTCTGATTTGGggatttcatatatttatttgtttatttttccaaaattcCTGGCTGCTCATtggaattaaataataaattaatgcACAATTTTATTGTTTGGTCTTGACCTAAATTAGTAAAGATCACTGTTGGTGATAAGCCGAAGACCTCACTGAGTTAAACCAAatgtaaaaagacaaatataacttgcatttgatttgtttttaagctGACAAGTTTTGTTCCATTTCAGACGCACAGCAGAACACAGGCCTACACCATATTTTACTGTAACAGCCTGCAGATGTTTTACTTCATAAACAGTTATACAATAATTGAGCCGCATGAACCCCCACAAATCAACGTTGTGTGGAAATAAAGTGGCTGTCCATTATGCACGAAAATCACATAATCTTGCCTGTGCAGAAACACACTTTTTGAGTGTTTTCCGTTtctttaaaatatgatttcttAGCTCTTGCACGGTGCCTGCTGAATATTTCACACAGGCCCTGTTATGCAACGTGTGTAACCTTGAAGAGGCTGCAGCACGACTGTGGTGCGGACGCGCTCTGTACGGGGAAGAAGCCATGGATCAcactgtatatttacacatacatgtCATTCACTGGCTCACCTTTGACCCTAAATGTCTGTTTTTGCCTGTCACAcgcagaatgaaaacaaagagggggagaggaggaggaggtgtgttaAAGTtctcaagttttatttgtcaagaTCTTGGGGAAGTATAAAGTTGTCAACGTTTAGAATAGATTGCACATTTGTGGAAAAGAAGGAATGAATTGGTGACTGTGCGTCTGTATCCTATGTAAAGACCATCTGGTGATTTATTCAGAGAGGATCTTAAGGGGAATAAAGCAAAAAGAAATGGtgaacagttaaataaaaagtgtttccaTAAACTCAGGTGCATATCTGACTCTAGTTCTGTGCATCTCACGAGTCACTTGTAAACAGGCTGTCGCTGTGAGTGCGTGAGATGCCACAGGCTCGTAATGAATTAAAACAACTTACAACTGCCAATAAAACTGACAGTAGAGTCAAGTAGGTTCACGATACATTCCTGGCCTGCACCCATCAAACTCGTGCACATGTCAGTCATTCCCCACAGGTACTCGCTACTGTGGCTAAAGTGCGAGGACAGTGTAGTGAGCATTGGTTGGATCTGTGGGGTGATGTGCGCTGCGAGGATGTGCGgctgcaccagcagcagcaggaccggCAGCAGCAAACTCATTAATAAGGTGATCCGTCTGCGCGCTGCCATCCGTGAGCCCCCCACTCTGTACGAGCCATTCTCGTGGGGGACTGAGATCTTGTCCACTTCTCTGAGCCTCAGCGAATCCCACTTTTTTACATCAAAATTACGCACAAGGGGACCGACGTTCATCTCCTTCTTTGGGGGCAGGGACGTCTCCTTCAGGACCCTGAACTTCTCCCGAAACTCCTGCATCTGCTCCAGGAAACACAGGGGGTCGGAGGCGCTCCTGAAGGACTCCGCGATGCTGAGCGCgcgtctctgctcctccagcgcCGCGCTCAGCTTGGTGATCTCCGGGTCGTACGCCTGCATCACCACCAGCTTCAGTGTCTCAAAATCGGAGAGGATCTCGTTCTTTTTGCACTCGAGGCCACTGATGAGTTTGTCGAAATAATCTGTTACCTTCTCTGCGTCCTTGGTCACCGACAGAAGCGCCTTTTTCTTACTGGTTTGTAGTGTCTCCAGGCAGGACAGGATGTCGGCGCTCTGCCAGCTCTCCACCCCGTGAAGCAGCTCTTCAAACGCCGCCTTCTCCCGATCGTATGCCTCCTCCAATGAGCAGAATTTATGCCCTCTGTGCTCATCTGTTGTTGCGCAAAACCCACAAATGAGTTTTAAGTCCGTGGCGCAAAATATATTAAGAGGCTGACCGCAGTGTTGTGCACAAGCAGACATTTTAGGCAGAACCTTGATTTTGCTGTACTTCTCCACAATTCCTCGCAGAGAGTAGTTGATCTGGAGGCTGTTTGCGCCGTTGTGAGGGGTCTCTTTGCGGCATGTGGGGCATTTGAAAGGGGTTCTGTATGATGGACCTCGGCTCCCCTCCAAGAGTCCATCCAAGCATTTCTTGCAAAAGCTGTGTGAGCACAACAAGACCCGAGGGTCCTCGAAAAGACCGCAGCAGATCGGGCACGTAAGTTCCTCCTCTAGCTGCTCCATGTTGTCCTGTAAACACATCGTGCATGCGTCAAAATGGTGCATTGTTTACATAATAACGCAAGAAATCAACGCGTGATTAAAAACTAGGCTACCCAATATACGCACCCTCGCTCAGAGAGATGCTGTCACATAAGACAGCAGAGGCAATAAACTAAAATCGAAAAATGCTGAAGCACCGCAAAGGATACAGATTTCTGCAGTCATGTTCCAGCTGCGTCGGCAGGAGTATTCCCATCCTCAGAGTGAAACCGCCTTGCATCGCTGTAGGAGCGCAAAACGTTGGCACGCGCTCTGCCAGAGGCTCCATCTGCCGATCTGATGTTGACTAACATCCTGCTTTGATGTCTACTGCAAGCAGCAGTTGCGAGAAACTTAAAAGCACTGgatataaatcaaaaataacttCACAGTCAATAACTATAACAGCAAACGATTCCCCCCCTGGCTTTGTattggaggagcagcaggacgGTTGCTGAGCTGAGCTGAATCCTAAATCACCGCCGCCTGAACCAATCCAATGCGACAAATTAGCGACAAGCGGGGCTCGCGTTAGCGTCGCTCCTGTTGGCAAGGTAGTGAAGGAGGGCTGTGACAGATTTTGCAAGCGCATAGTAACATGCAACCACTGGACCAAAAGAATCACTCACCAGCTGCTGAGACGCACAGTGCAACGCAATCATGGCGCTTGTTGCTGTGCAGACTTCGCCCTTTCCGGGTCTGGAGTTAACTGTTTCAGCGACGATCGGTCATTTTTAGATGCACCGATTCGTCTGTGTTTGGGCACACGTGCGTGCATGAGGGATATTTACCGCCATCAACACGAGAGCTGCTTGTGTGGtgatttatttgacagcttGCCTTTGGTGATCGGGGATGTTTACGCTTTTGAAGCAGCTGGGTCAGATGCAGAGGCTCCCTGGCAGGCGGATGGGGGAGGGGCTGTTGCTATGCAAAACATTACAGCGTGAAAAACTGTCAACTAGGTTTCGGTCCCATCGTGGCATCACGGGCTTTTTATAATGCCCCACTTCAGACACCCGTGTGGAGACATGCCAATATATGCACATGTAAACAGCCAACATGATCACCTGGCTGCATCGGCTGATATACAAAACTCTGATGCTAATTTGCACTGAAAGCACAAGGGTCAGATTATTTGGTCAACATCAGTGAACAGAAAATGAGGCAAACGTTGTCAAAGCAGCCCTTTTGATGTTTCAGTCACTTCAAAGCAACTTTGAGGATCCTCTTCCTCCCGATATGAATCAGAATCATCACTCCATCACGtatccaccaccaccacacacttGACACTTGCCCACCAACAAAACTCACTTTCTGTTCACTTGTGGTTATGTAACTTCGATATCCAATAGTTACTTAGTCACGTGTGGGAAATTTTTGACCTTGATTTTCTTCCCTTGTTTCCATGCCATCAGGAG encodes the following:
- the trim13 gene encoding tripartite motif-containing 13 isoform X2, producing MEQLEEELTCPICCGLFEDPRVLLCSHSFCKKCLDGLLEGSRGPSYRTPFKCPTCRKETPHNGANSLQINYSLRGIVEKYSKIKVLPKMSACAQHCGQPLNIFCATDLKLICGFCATTDEHRGHKFCSLEEAYDREKAAFEELLHGVESWQSADILSCLETLQTSKKKALLSVTKDAEKVTDYFDKLISGLECKKNEILSDFETLKLVVMQAYDPEITKLSAALEEQRRALSIAESFRSASDPLCFLEQMQEFREKFRVLKETSLPPKKEMNVGPLVRNFDVKKWDSLRLREVDKISVPHENGSYRVGGSRMAARRRITLLMSLLLPVLLLLVQPHILAAHITPQIQPMLTTLSSHFSHSSEYLWGMTDMCTSLMGAGQECIVNLLDSTVSFIGSCKLF
- the trim13 gene encoding tripartite motif-containing 13 isoform X1, with amino-acid sequence MIALHCASQQLDNMEQLEEELTCPICCGLFEDPRVLLCSHSFCKKCLDGLLEGSRGPSYRTPFKCPTCRKETPHNGANSLQINYSLRGIVEKYSKIKVLPKMSACAQHCGQPLNIFCATDLKLICGFCATTDEHRGHKFCSLEEAYDREKAAFEELLHGVESWQSADILSCLETLQTSKKKALLSVTKDAEKVTDYFDKLISGLECKKNEILSDFETLKLVVMQAYDPEITKLSAALEEQRRALSIAESFRSASDPLCFLEQMQEFREKFRVLKETSLPPKKEMNVGPLVRNFDVKKWDSLRLREVDKISVPHENGSYRVGGSRMAARRRITLLMSLLLPVLLLLVQPHILAAHITPQIQPMLTTLSSHFSHSSEYLWGMTDMCTSLMGAGQECIVNLLDSTVSFIGSCKLF